TAGCCGTCGATCAGGTTATCACTTTCAAACATGACCTCATCACCGACTAATGGTGTGATTTTGCGATTCCGAAAGTTGCCTCGTGCTCTTGTTTGGAATGTTTGACCGTCAGCATAAATGTAATAAAAGCCGCTTAACGCTTTTCTGATTTGACCTTTCAGAAATGCCACCTCCTTGTTTTTGTTGGTTTCATTTTACCACATTCCCAAAAGTTATTGAACTTCTTCTCCTATTCAAACAGCTGAATAGGATCATCCATTACTTAAGAATGGTTTCTTTTTACTTCCAAAGTGTTTACAGACATACAATATCCTAGATTCATTGTATAATCGACTTGTTAATAATTATGCTGGAGGGGAAAAATATGTGCACAAGTTTAACTTTTGAATCAACTCAAAAAAATCATTTCTTAGCTAGAACGATGGATTTTGGCTTTGAGCTTGATGGAAGACCGATCGTCATGCCTAGAGAGCACACATGGACAACACACTTTGGACAAATACAACATTCAACTTACGGGTTTGTAGGCACTGGTCGTAAGCTAGAAGAATATTTTTTTGCAGATGGTGTAAATGAAAAAGGACTTTCAATTGCTGAGCTTTATTTTTTGGACGAAGCAAAATACCTACCTGAACCTGTTGAAGGAAAATTAAATCTTGCTCCACACGAATTTATCCTTTGGGTTCTTGGCGAAATCGCAACTATCGATGAGTTAGAGCAACGTATAGATGAAATCGTCCTTGTGAATGCACCTGTCTCACTTTTAGGAATCACCGTTCCGTTACATTTTATTATTACCGATCGAACAGGAAAATCAGTGGTCGTGGAAACAAATAGCGGAGCGATCGAAATCAAAGATAACCCAATCGGCGTAATGACCAACAGCCCTGAATTTGAATGGCATTTGAAAAATCTAAACAATTATATTTTTATCAAACCAACAAATAATTCAACGATTTCTATCGATGGTTATGAGCTTAAACCTTTTGGACAAGGTTCAGGGACTTTTGGGTTGCCTGGTGGTTACACTTCACCTGAACGCTTTGCTCGAACAGTCTATACGCGCCACTTGACTGAAAAAGGCCAAACGACAGGAGATGCTGTTAACGCTGTTTTCCATATTTTAGATAATGTGACGATTCCAAAAGGAGTCAATATTAAAAATGACGGAGCTGTTGACTATACTCAATATAGAGCTGTGATGGATGTTGATGATCTGATCTACTATTTAAATCCTTACAATACCCAAGACGTATTTTCAGTTACGTTGAATGAGGAACTTTTGACAGCAAACGAACCGACGGAATTTGGTATTGAAGCGACATTTAAAGCCACTTCTTTAAACTAAAAAAATGAAGCAATTCTCTAAAAAGAGGTTGCTTCATTTTTATTTTAGCTATTTTCGTCACTTGCCGCTTCATAATTCACAGTAACTGAATCGCCTTTTTTCAGTGTACCACCTGAACCTGGCGACGTGCTGATCGCTTTTCCTTTTGCTTCATCTCCAGAGCCGGTTACGTAAACAAACCCGCTGCTTTCGATCTTTGCTTTAGCCTCAGCAGCAGTCAAACCACTGACATCTGGCACCGTCCCGTTTCCACGACCTGAACTTACACGTAAAATAACTTTATCGCTTTTAGTATCAAACGAAGCTCCTGACTTAGGTTCTTGCGAAATAACGACGCCTTCTTCTACTGTATCGCTTGCTTCGTCAACTTGCTCATACTTGATTCCAAGTGCGACTAAGTCAGCCACTACATTGTTGTAAGAACGACCTTCGTAATTACCTAAAGAAATTTTACTTGATTCAGATGAGCTTGTTTGTGTCGTTTTATCCGGTCCAGAGCTGACCACTAAGGTGATTTTGCCTTTTTTCGGATTAAATGGATTACCAGCTGCTGGATTTTGTTCCATAACAAAACCTTTTTCTACTGTATCACTGGCCTTATCCACACGCGTGATCTGATTTGATTTGATGCCGTAACTCAACAATTCTGCAACAGCACTATCATAGCTGTAGCCTAGACTTGCATAATCTGCCAGATAAACATCTTCCGGCCCTTCACTAACGACTAATGTCACTTCATCTGTTTTCGGATCGACTTCTTCACCAGCTTCCGGCGACTGACTGATAACTTCGTCCTCATCTACGTCAGTATCTGTCTCTCTAGTGATCTTGATTTGATTTTCTTTAAACCCTTGTTCACCTAGCTTTTCGATGGCATCTTTGTAACTTTCGCCTGTCACGTCAACTAGCTTGATTTTCTTATTTCCAGAGCTGATGTAGAGCTCGACTTCTCGATTTTTCTTGACTGTAGAGTCCATCTCAGGATTTGTTTTGACTACTTTTCCTTCTTCGATGTCATCACTTTGTACTTGCTTCGATTCTGCTTTGACTTTCAAACCAGCATCTTCTAAAATCGTTCTAGCTTGCGCTTCTGTTTTACCTGATACATCTGGGATTTTGACTTCACTACTGCTTCCCATCATACTGAGAAGATACAAGCCTCCTCCTATCAATAGGATTAACAGCAAGATGGATAGTACGATATTACGGTTACGTCTTCTTTTCTTCTTTTTCACTTGTGCTTCTGCTTCTTGTTGTTCGATTTCTTCATGCTCATTTCGTTCTTCTGGAGGTGTCTCCATCGCAGCAAAAGCTGAAGGCATCGCCATCTCATCAGTGATCGGCGTTAAAATTTTTGTTTCACCAATCAATCCCGTAGGTTCCCACTTTGGCTCGTTCAGGCGGTTTGCCGCAAGTACCGTATATAAATCCCGGGACATTTCTTCTGCAGTTTTATAGCGATCTGCCGGATCTTTGGCCGTGGCATGCAACACTACATTCTCTAGTGATTGCGGAATGTTCGGATCGACCATTTTAACAGAAGGGATTTCTTCTTGAAAATGCTTTAACGCAATGGTTACTGCTGACTCCCCGTCAAACGGTACATTCCCAGTCAGCATTTCATATAAAATGATCCCAACAGCATAGACATCTGATTGATTGGTCGCCATACTGCCGCGGGCTTGTTCTGGCGATAAGTAATGAACGGAGCCTAACATCGTATTGGTTTGTGTGATCGATGTTTCAGTCAGGGCAATGGCGATCCCAAAATCGGTGATTTTCACCACGCCGCTTTCGTCCATCAAAATATTTTGCGGTTTCAAATCTCTATGAATGATTCGATGTTCATGGGCTAAAGAAACAGCTGATAAGATTTGTTCCATGATATCTACGATTTTTGCATATGGAATTGGGTATTGCGTCTGGATATATCGCTTTAGATCCATCCCTTTAACATATTCCATCACTAAGTATTGGAGTCCATCCTCTTCACCGACATCATACACACTGACGATATTCGGATGAACCAATTCGGTAGCGGCTAACGCCTCTCGTTGGAAACGGCGAATCGCTGCCTGATCGTTTTGGAAGTCAAAACGCAATACTTTGATTGCGACATCACGATCCAAGATCAAATCATGGGCTAAAAAAACATTGGCCATTCCGCCACTACCGATATTGCCAATAATATGATATCGACCATTTAATTTTCTGCCGATTTCGATCATTGGTTTGCCTCCTTCTGTTCGTCAAAATGGATGACCAAGACGGTAATGTTATCCGCACCGCCTGCTTCGTTAGCTCGAGTGATCAACGTTGACACCTTTTCTTTTAATGGCTGATCGGAAAGTATAATTGCCAATATATCCTCTTCAGAAACCATATTCGTCAATCCATCTGAACACAATAAAATATAATCGTCCGGTACCCAAATATGATTCGTTACATCCACTTCAACTGTCCCAGGCATTCCTAGTGAACGAGTTAAAACATTTTTACGTGGGTGATTCGCTGCCATTTCACGAGTAATTTCACCTGATTTTACCAATTCGTTTACTAATGAATGATCTTCTGTCAGCTGAACCAATTGATCATTCCGTACTAAATAGGCCCGGCTGTCTCCGATGTTCGCCAATACAAAGGATTGATCCAATAATACTGCGCTGACAATCGTTGTTCCCATCCCTAAATATTCTGGTTGAGACTGCCCCTTTTGATAGATCAGTTCGTTTTCGTCTTGAATTTCTTTGATCAACCATTGTGCGGCTTTTTCTGACGTTTCAATTTGACTTTCCTGCCAGCGTGCCCCTAAATTATTTACCGCCATTTGACTAGCGACATCGCCAGCCTGATGACCGCCCATTCCATCAGCCAAAATTGCTAAAGCTAGACCCGTCTGATTCTCAAATAGACCAGCATAATCCTGGTTCGTATTCCGTCTCCGTCCGACATCTGTTTGAAAATTGATTTCCACTCTGCTTCACCTCGTTTAACAAACTTTCTGCATACAACAAATAAAAAAGCCATCCGTGCCTAATTGATGCGGGTATAATGTCAGCATTTGATCTTTGACAGCAGTCTGTACAAGGTCATTAGCTTTCACATCGATTTTTTTAAATTCAGGGTGCTTCTCTAAAAATGCTGCGACAACTTCTTGATTTTCTTCTTCGGCAATCGTACAAGTGCTATAGACCATTATACCCCATTGTTTCAATGTTGGGGCAACACTTTCCAGAATTTCTAACTGGATTTTTGGTAGTTGTTCAAAATCTTGTGCTGATTTATGGTATTTAATATCTGGCTTCCTACGCATCAAACCTAATCCAGAACAAGGAGCATCGACTAAAATCCGATCAAAATACTCAGCAGGAAACTCTTCGCCAACCTTACGTGCATCGAGCTTTTCAGTATCTACGACCTCTTTGACATGCAGGCGTTCTGCATTTTGTTTGATCAATTTTATTTTATGATCATGGATATCTAATGATTTGACACGACCACCTTGACTAGAATCCAAGTATGTAGCAATATGTGTGGTTTTCCCGCCTGGTGCTGCACACGCATCCAGCACGACGTGATTTTGTTCGATCTGCATCGCAGGCGCAACCAGCATCGAGCTTTCATCCTGAATGGTCAGTTTTCCTGCCCCAAACAAATAGCTGCCGGCTAAAAAGCCTTTGTCCGCAACAATCCCATAAGGTGAAACACGACTTGCAGAAGCTTCAATATGATCACGTTGTAATTCATCCAACGCTGCTTCAATACTAATTTCATTCGTATCAACGCGGCCACTAACATGACTTTTTTCAAAAAGAGACAAGCCTAATGTTCTTGTTTCTTCTACTCCTAGCTGTTTGATCAGTTTCTCTGTCATCCATTGCGGCATACTGATTTCAATTGATAAACGTTTTACGGGATCTTGGATTTTTTCTAAGCTTGGCGCACCTTCACGCTGAAACGCCCGCAGTACGCCATTGACAAATTTACCAATACCGCTATTGCCGCGATGTTTTCCGATTTCGACCGCTTCATTGATGATCGCATGATCTGGAATTTTATCTAGAAAAACGAGTTGATACACGGACAGGCTAAGTAAATTTTTGACCCAGCTGTCGACTTTTTTTGGATTTTGAATAAAGGGTGTCAAATAGTATTCTAACAATAACTTGCGGCTGATCGTGCCATAGACTAGCTCCGTAAATAAACGGCTGTCTTTTTCTCCTAAAGCAGAGCTATTGATCATTTCATTTAATAATAAATTGGAGTACGCTCCTCCGTTATCTACACGTTCGATGGTTCTCAATGCCACGTAACGTACGGAGTTCTTCACTCGTGCTGGTATTTTTTTACCCATTTTACTTAGCCCACCTTATCTGATTCTGCAACTGTTTTACCCACACCGTTCAAGAAATCTTGAACCGATAGTTTCCCCTTGCCGGAAGGCTGAAGGGTATTTACAGAAAGGACTGTCCCTTTGCCACAAGCGATCCACAGTTCTTTTTTACTGCGTTTAATGATCGTTCCAGACTCCGCATCTGTTGTTTCAGCCAACGGTGTAACATCCCATATTTTCCAGTTGATTTCTTTATATGTGGTGAAGGCAGTTGGCCATGGACGCATTCCCCGCACTTGATTATCGACTTGTTCAGCTGTTTTATTCCAGTCGATCCGTTCTTGCTCTCTCGTAATATTTGGTGAAAAAGTAACTTGATCTTCCGCCTGAGGGATCGGTGTGATTTGGTTGTTCAAGAGTTTTGGCAACGTGTCCAGCAATAATTCTTTGCCTACAACACTTAGACGCTCAAACATGGTACCAACATCATCTTCTTTAGCGATCGGAATGGCTTTTTGGGAAAGAATATCTCCAGCATCCATTTTTTTGACCATTTCCATGATCGTCACACCCGTTTCTTTTTCTCCTTCTATGATCGAATAATGAACAGGTGCTCCGCCACGATATTTAGGCAATAAAGATGCATGAACATTGATTGCACCAAATTTAGGTGCTTGTAAAATCTTTTCTGGTAAAAACTGTCCAAAGGCAGCCGTGACAATTAAATCTGGTGCCAGTTCAATGATTTTATCCATCTCGGCTGATCCTGAGATTTTTTCCGGCTGTAAGACAAGCAATCCATGTTTTACAGCTGCTTCTTTGACTGGTGTTGGGGTAATTATTTTTTTCCGTCCTACCGGGCGATCAGGCTGCGTTACAACGGCCAGTATCTCGTAGCCATTTTCAATCAGCCCTTCTAAAATAGGGACTGAAAACGCTGGTGTTCCCATAAATATAAGTTTAGTCATCTAAATGTTCCTCCATATATGCATCTAAATCTTCTGGTTTGATCGGTTCAATGATTTTATCGATAAATAACTCTCCGTTTAAATGATCGATTTCATGTTGAAAGGCTCTAGCCAAATAACCATACGCAGTAACTTCGATCTCATCCCCTTCACGATCAAAATAACGAACCGTAACTTCTTCCGCCCGCTCAACCGTTCCATAGGTGCCCGGAATACTTAAGCAGCCTTCAACATCGACATCCGTTCCTTTACTTTCAATGATTTCAGGATTGATCAATTCAAACAAACCCGTTTCCTCATCGACTTCGATCACTGCAAGCTGGATATTTTTACCGATCTGAGGCGCTGCTAGACCAATTCCATCATGAGCGATCATTGTTTCGTACATATTTTCTAAGATAGTGATGGTTTCATCCGTGATCATAGTGACCGGTATTGCTTTTTGCATCAAACGTTCATTGGGATGTATCACGATAGGATAGCGCATAAAAATTCCTTTCTATTTGACTGACTCTATTTTTCGGACTCAGTCCTTCTCTTTTGATTAACAGTTAGCTCTTGAAGACATAGGCAACATCAGATAAAATTCATCGGTTCTGCATCGATCGATAGTTTCAGTCCATGTGCTGTAGCTTTTTGGGTATCTGTCAGTATTTTCTTTAATATATTCTGTAAGTTAGGTTCATGCTTATATTTGATAATCACTTGATAGAAGTAACGATTATTGACACGCATGATCGCATTTGGCGTTGGTCCCAGCAAAATACTCTGATCAGATAGACCAGTCTTTAACTCCTTAACGATTTCAAACATTTGTTTCGCTGCTTGGTTTTCTTCTGGGTGACTAGCTGTGATTTGGACGGTAAAATAAAAGGGTGGATAGTCGCCACGGTGACGCACCTGCATCTCTTTTTGATAGAAGTCTTCATAATCTTGCGCTTTCGCCAGTTGAATCGAATAATGCTCGGGATTGAATGATTGTATGATGACCTCTCCCGGTTTCTCTGCACGTCCAGCCCGACCGCTGACCTGAGTCAACAGCTGAAAAGTCCGTTCACTGGAACGAAAGTCGGGAAGATTCAATGCGGTATCAGCATTCAATACACCGACCAACGTAACATTGGGAAAATCCAGTCCTTTAGCGATCATTTGAGTCCCTAACAAAATATCTGCTTCATGATTGCCAAACGCGGTCAAAATTTTCTCATGGGCGCCTTTTCGTCGAGTTGTATCGACATCCATTCGTAAAATTCGACTTTCTGGAAATAGTAGTTTTAATTCTTCTTCTACCTTCTGTGTCCCTGTTCCATAGTAACGAATCTTATCTCCATCACAATTTGGGCAGCGGTGTGGAATCCGTTCTTCATGACCGCAATAATGGCATTTCATTGTTTTTGTATCCATGTGCAGTGTCAATGAAATATCACAGTTTGGACAAGGTAAAACATATCCACAGTCACGGCACATTACAAACGATGAATAGCCTCGACGATTCAATAATAGTACGCTTTGTTCTTTTTTAGCCATACGGTCTTTCAATTTTTCTTGCAGTGCTAGCGAAAAGGAGGACGTGTTTTTCCGCTGAACTTCTTCTCTCATATCTATGATGTCGATCGTTGGCAGCGTAGCCGTTTGATTTGCCCGCTTGGTTAGAACTAAGCGTTCATAGACATTCTTTTGCGCGCGAGCACGTGATTCTAAGGACGGTGTCGCACTCCCCAGTACGATAGGACAATTATGGTACGCACCACGCCAGATCGCTAAATCACGGGCATGATAGCGCGGTGTTTCTTCTTGTTTATAGCTAGCTTCATGCTCTTCATCGATAATAATGACCCCGACATTTTCTAACGGTGAGAAAATCGCGGAACGAACACCAACGACTACTTGCGCTTCTCCACGCTCGATCTTACGCCATTCATCGTATTTTTCACCTTGGGACAAGGCACTATGCATCACTGCCACTTGATCACCAAAGCGACTCTTGAAGCGCTGAACCATCTGCGGTGTCAACGAAATTTCCGGAACCAGCATCATCGCGGTTTTCCCTTGATGCAAAGCTTCCGCAATGATTTGCAGGTACACTTCCGTTTTACCACTGCCAGTAATTCCTTCTAATAAGTATGTCTTGCTCGTTCCTTGATTCATTGAGCCTAATACTCGATCAACGGCTGTTTGTTGCTCTTCATTCAGGGATAGTGCTGTTGTTTGTTCAAAGGTATGGTCGGCAAAAGGATCACGATATGCTTCTGTTTCAACAAAAGTCAACCAGCCTCGTTTGGCACCATCATTCAAAACAGCAGTACTAAAACCTAATTCTTTCATTTCTTTGACCGTTGTTGACTGTTCTAGTCCTAACTGCTGCAAATAATTGATCAGCTGTTCTTTTTTCTGTGAACCTTTTCTAAGCGCCATTCGTTCTTCTTCTAATTGCTCAAATTCTTTGGCTGCCCGTATATGACGGATCGTTTTCACTCTATTTCGTGTATTGACTTCATAACGAATATCGACTTTCTGCTGTTTTCTAAGCTGCATCAGCTGAGGCAAAATATTACGAGCTTGTGCATCTTCCCAAGCAATTTCATCTAGGCCATAAAACAATTCGTCCCGCAGCGTTTCTTCTAATTCGTCAGTCAAATATATGTATTTTCGGTAATCTGCTCTCATCACACTAGGAAGCATCGTTTGCAGACAAGTGATTTTAAAAGCAAAGGTTTTTTCCTTCATATAATCGGCTAAAGCTAATAACTCCGTATTCAGGACTGGTTTCAAATCTAAAACAGAGAGAATCTCTTTCCATTGAAAAGTTTGCTCTGCTATTTCGTCATCAGAAACCATTCTGATTTCCAAAACAAATCCCTGCAAGTGGCGATTTCCATTACCAAAGGGCACTTCTACCCGCATCCCTACCGAAAGTTGTTCTTCTAAGTTCAAAGGAATCAAATAAGTAAACGGTTGGTCTGTCTGCATCGTTGGAACATCAACAATGACTTGCGCCGCTTTTCTCATGTACATTCCTCCTTTTATTCTTGTTAGTTGATTCTTTATCTACGCTTTCGCTTTTCTTTGCTTATTGTACTAAAGAATCCTTGATTTGTCTTGCTCCTCTGATTGCTATTGCAAAAAATTAACAGATAATAATGGAATATGTGTATACATGATCACATGAAGAGGTTATCTGATTAGGCATGATCGCTACAACTAGTCGATTCATACATTTAAATCAAAAAAGTTCTGAATCACAATGGTTCAGAACTTTTTATTGCTCTATTTAGGCGGTCCTGCTTCATTTTGAAGATCAAAATGACCAATTTCTTCTAGTGCTTCGCCGGTAAAATCATCTACTTTATTTAACTGAATTGTGTAGACTGATGTTGTATCTAGTGCACTAAAGTCAAATGAAATACTTATCTCACCTTTTTCAAAATCTACTACTGTTCCAAGTGATTGGTTCTCACTTTCAATGCCATCCTTGTACAACGTAACACCAGGAAAGCTCCCTTCACTCATTGGAGCAACAAATTTCACAGATGTCTGCAGCGCATCGTTTTTCACTCTTATATCCGTGATATTATCAACATTTGTAATGTTGGTTTTAGCTGTTTGTGTCAACGGTTTATAGTCAATAGTGAACACCCAATCCCCTTCATACACTAAAGCAGGGTCTACCCCAAATGGCTGCATATTTTCAGGGTCAGCAGTAGCTTCCAGAAATGCTTGGTCTAACTCCTCTG
This sequence is a window from Enterococcus wangshanyuanii. Protein-coding genes within it:
- the def gene encoding peptide deformylase, giving the protein MRYPIVIHPNERLMQKAIPVTMITDETITILENMYETMIAHDGIGLAAPQIGKNIQLAVIEVDEETGLFELINPEIIESKGTDVDVEGCLSIPGTYGTVERAEEVTVRYFDREGDEIEVTAYGYLARAFQHEIDHLNGELFIDKIIEPIKPEDLDAYMEEHLDD
- the pknB gene encoding Stk1 family PASTA domain-containing Ser/Thr kinase, with protein sequence MIEIGRKLNGRYHIIGNIGSGGMANVFLAHDLILDRDVAIKVLRFDFQNDQAAIRRFQREALAATELVHPNIVSVYDVGEEDGLQYLVMEYVKGMDLKRYIQTQYPIPYAKIVDIMEQILSAVSLAHEHRIIHRDLKPQNILMDESGVVKITDFGIAIALTETSITQTNTMLGSVHYLSPEQARGSMATNQSDVYAVGIILYEMLTGNVPFDGESAVTIALKHFQEEIPSVKMVDPNIPQSLENVVLHATAKDPADRYKTAEEMSRDLYTVLAANRLNEPKWEPTGLIGETKILTPITDEMAMPSAFAAMETPPEERNEHEEIEQQEAEAQVKKKKRRRNRNIVLSILLLILLIGGGLYLLSMMGSSSEVKIPDVSGKTEAQARTILEDAGLKVKAESKQVQSDDIEEGKVVKTNPEMDSTVKKNREVELYISSGNKKIKLVDVTGESYKDAIEKLGEQGFKENQIKITRETDTDVDEDEVISQSPEAGEEVDPKTDEVTLVVSEGPEDVYLADYASLGYSYDSAVAELLSYGIKSNQITRVDKASDTVEKGFVMEQNPAAGNPFNPKKGKITLVVSSGPDKTTQTSSSESSKISLGNYEGRSYNNVVADLVALGIKYEQVDEASDTVEEGVVISQEPKSGASFDTKSDKVILRVSSGRGNGTVPDVSGLTAAEAKAKIESSGFVYVTGSGDEAKGKAISTSPGSGGTLKKGDSVTVNYEAASDENS
- the rsmB gene encoding 16S rRNA (cytosine(967)-C(5))-methyltransferase RsmB; the encoded protein is MGKKIPARVKNSVRYVALRTIERVDNGGAYSNLLLNEMINSSALGEKDSRLFTELVYGTISRKLLLEYYLTPFIQNPKKVDSWVKNLLSLSVYQLVFLDKIPDHAIINEAVEIGKHRGNSGIGKFVNGVLRAFQREGAPSLEKIQDPVKRLSIEISMPQWMTEKLIKQLGVEETRTLGLSLFEKSHVSGRVDTNEISIEAALDELQRDHIEASASRVSPYGIVADKGFLAGSYLFGAGKLTIQDESSMLVAPAMQIEQNHVVLDACAAPGGKTTHIATYLDSSQGGRVKSLDIHDHKIKLIKQNAERLHVKEVVDTEKLDARKVGEEFPAEYFDRILVDAPCSGLGLMRRKPDIKYHKSAQDFEQLPKIQLEILESVAPTLKQWGIMVYSTCTIAEEENQEVVAAFLEKHPEFKKIDVKANDLVQTAVKDQMLTLYPHQLGTDGFFICCMQKVC
- a CDS encoding choloylglycine hydrolase family protein, coding for MCTSLTFESTQKNHFLARTMDFGFELDGRPIVMPREHTWTTHFGQIQHSTYGFVGTGRKLEEYFFADGVNEKGLSIAELYFLDEAKYLPEPVEGKLNLAPHEFILWVLGEIATIDELEQRIDEIVLVNAPVSLLGITVPLHFIITDRTGKSVVVETNSGAIEIKDNPIGVMTNSPEFEWHLKNLNNYIFIKPTNNSTISIDGYELKPFGQGSGTFGLPGGYTSPERFARTVYTRHLTEKGQTTGDAVNAVFHILDNVTIPKGVNIKNDGAVDYTQYRAVMDVDDLIYYLNPYNTQDVFSVTLNEELLTANEPTEFGIEATFKATSLN
- the priA gene encoding primosomal protein N'; this encodes MRKAAQVIVDVPTMQTDQPFTYLIPLNLEEQLSVGMRVEVPFGNGNRHLQGFVLEIRMVSDDEIAEQTFQWKEILSVLDLKPVLNTELLALADYMKEKTFAFKITCLQTMLPSVMRADYRKYIYLTDELEETLRDELFYGLDEIAWEDAQARNILPQLMQLRKQQKVDIRYEVNTRNRVKTIRHIRAAKEFEQLEEERMALRKGSQKKEQLINYLQQLGLEQSTTVKEMKELGFSTAVLNDGAKRGWLTFVETEAYRDPFADHTFEQTTALSLNEEQQTAVDRVLGSMNQGTSKTYLLEGITGSGKTEVYLQIIAEALHQGKTAMMLVPEISLTPQMVQRFKSRFGDQVAVMHSALSQGEKYDEWRKIERGEAQVVVGVRSAIFSPLENVGVIIIDEEHEASYKQEETPRYHARDLAIWRGAYHNCPIVLGSATPSLESRARAQKNVYERLVLTKRANQTATLPTIDIIDMREEVQRKNTSSFSLALQEKLKDRMAKKEQSVLLLNRRGYSSFVMCRDCGYVLPCPNCDISLTLHMDTKTMKCHYCGHEERIPHRCPNCDGDKIRYYGTGTQKVEEELKLLFPESRILRMDVDTTRRKGAHEKILTAFGNHEADILLGTQMIAKGLDFPNVTLVGVLNADTALNLPDFRSSERTFQLLTQVSGRAGRAEKPGEVIIQSFNPEHYSIQLAKAQDYEDFYQKEMQVRHRGDYPPFYFTVQITASHPEENQAAKQMFEIVKELKTGLSDQSILLGPTPNAIMRVNNRYFYQVIIKYKHEPNLQNILKKILTDTQKATAHGLKLSIDAEPMNFI
- a CDS encoding Stp1/IreP family PP2C-type Ser/Thr phosphatase gives rise to the protein MEINFQTDVGRRRNTNQDYAGLFENQTGLALAILADGMGGHQAGDVASQMAVNNLGARWQESQIETSEKAAQWLIKEIQDENELIYQKGQSQPEYLGMGTTIVSAVLLDQSFVLANIGDSRAYLVRNDQLVQLTEDHSLVNELVKSGEITREMAANHPRKNVLTRSLGMPGTVEVDVTNHIWVPDDYILLCSDGLTNMVSEEDILAIILSDQPLKEKVSTLITRANEAGGADNITVLVIHFDEQKEANQ
- the fmt gene encoding methionyl-tRNA formyltransferase translates to MTKLIFMGTPAFSVPILEGLIENGYEILAVVTQPDRPVGRKKIITPTPVKEAAVKHGLLVLQPEKISGSAEMDKIIELAPDLIVTAAFGQFLPEKILQAPKFGAINVHASLLPKYRGGAPVHYSIIEGEKETGVTIMEMVKKMDAGDILSQKAIPIAKEDDVGTMFERLSVVGKELLLDTLPKLLNNQITPIPQAEDQVTFSPNITREQERIDWNKTAEQVDNQVRGMRPWPTAFTTYKEINWKIWDVTPLAETTDAESGTIIKRSKKELWIACGKGTVLSVNTLQPSGKGKLSVQDFLNGVGKTVAESDKVG